The following coding sequences are from one Novipirellula caenicola window:
- a CDS encoding DUF1553 domain-containing protein, producing MNVVAVFRFATSVFLFAVAWVAVASTGSAKDPSGSAAPLRFNFDVRPILSENCFHCHGFDEASREADLRLDTEAGAKEYAIEPGDATQSDVYLRIISDDPDHRMPPASSGRSLSEEQIEAIRQWIDQGAQYEGHWSFAAARRPEVPEHSEGQRTYNPIDAFVQAKLAKNNLSFAPESDRETLIRRVTFDLTGLPPTIEEIDAFLADQSADAYERLVDRLLKRETYGERMAADWLDVARYSDTYGFQVDRDRFVWPWRDWVIRAFNQNMPYDQFITEQLAGDLLPDATRDQILATTFNRLHPQECEGGSVPEEFRIESIADRTQTVATGIMGLTMECCRCHDHKYDSLKQKEYFQLSAFFDNIAEAGLYSYFTNAIPTPTLPLPTATQEEQLASTAAAVDAALQTLENAMASSTAKAEKWASEIESTVTEIPLAQPILALDFEDAPTAPNQHTDGVVGHAVTLTGDDPIDTKVGNFSRFAPFSVSCWIKTPDVKERAVIFHRSRAWTDAASRGYELLIDEGRLNWSLIHFWPGNAISIRSVDAIPTKEWIHVVVCNDGSSTAAGLAIYVDGKQVETETVRDALTKNITGGGGDNIAIGERFRDNGFKHGSVDEFQVYDTVLTQLEIQRLFATISPDAKPAVKTTDVFVDHYLRRIDETVNQARLKLKEARKNRCAVQDAVAEIMVMQELPEPKPSYLLERGVYDQRGEAVQPGTPGTLLDFPEDAPRNRLGLAQWLTRDDHPLTSRVAVNRLWQICFGEGLVRTPEDFGSQGAPPTHPELLDWLAVEFMDYDWDIKRMLKLIVTSATYRQSSQNPDPQAVASDPENRLLSRFPSYRLPAEMLRDSVLMMSERLVPTLGGPPVKPYDIEESFSPSKRDSGDALYRRSLYTYWKRTGPAPTMMTLDAAKRDVCQVKRERTSSPLQAFVLMNGPQFIEAGRVTAEKLIQLHGDDTTAILIDAFRKTTSRKPNPAQLDTLQTLYQTQLDYFREHGDRTRQFLAIGDAEINEEMDQAAIAATSVVVSTLMNFDLCVMKR from the coding sequence ATGAACGTTGTTGCAGTCTTTCGTTTCGCGACGAGCGTGTTTCTTTTTGCAGTCGCATGGGTTGCGGTCGCAAGCACCGGCTCGGCCAAAGATCCGTCGGGATCCGCTGCCCCGTTGCGATTCAACTTTGACGTTCGCCCGATCCTCTCGGAAAATTGCTTTCATTGTCACGGATTTGACGAGGCATCACGCGAAGCCGATCTGCGATTGGACACCGAAGCAGGTGCCAAGGAGTACGCGATCGAACCCGGCGATGCGACCCAAAGCGACGTCTATCTGCGAATTATCTCGGACGACCCAGATCATCGCATGCCGCCGGCCAGCTCGGGACGCTCGCTCAGCGAAGAACAAATCGAAGCCATACGGCAGTGGATTGACCAAGGCGCCCAATACGAAGGCCACTGGTCGTTTGCTGCCGCCCGGCGCCCTGAGGTCCCCGAGCACAGCGAGGGACAGCGAACCTACAACCCGATCGATGCTTTTGTCCAAGCCAAACTTGCCAAAAACAATCTTTCATTCGCACCGGAGTCTGACCGCGAAACGTTGATTCGCCGTGTCACCTTTGATCTGACCGGATTGCCGCCCACGATCGAGGAAATCGACGCGTTCTTGGCGGATCAATCCGCGGATGCCTATGAACGCTTGGTGGATCGATTACTGAAGCGGGAAACCTATGGCGAACGCATGGCTGCCGATTGGCTTGACGTGGCACGCTATAGCGATACGTACGGTTTCCAAGTCGATCGTGACCGATTCGTTTGGCCTTGGCGAGATTGGGTGATCCGAGCGTTCAATCAAAACATGCCCTACGACCAATTCATTACCGAGCAACTTGCCGGTGATTTGCTGCCAGACGCCACTCGCGATCAGATCTTGGCAACCACCTTCAATCGATTGCATCCGCAAGAGTGCGAAGGGGGCAGCGTCCCCGAAGAATTTCGTATCGAATCGATCGCCGACCGCACCCAAACGGTTGCAACCGGAATCATGGGACTGACGATGGAATGTTGCCGTTGTCACGATCACAAATATGATTCGCTGAAACAAAAGGAATACTTTCAGCTGTCCGCGTTTTTTGACAACATTGCCGAAGCCGGCTTGTATTCGTATTTCACTAACGCGATCCCCACTCCGACGTTGCCGCTGCCAACCGCGACGCAAGAAGAACAACTCGCATCCACCGCCGCTGCTGTGGACGCTGCCTTGCAAACGCTTGAAAACGCGATGGCCTCAAGCACAGCGAAAGCAGAAAAATGGGCGAGTGAAATTGAATCCACCGTCACTGAAATTCCGCTTGCCCAACCGATCTTGGCTCTCGATTTCGAGGACGCACCGACCGCCCCCAATCAGCATACCGACGGTGTCGTCGGCCATGCGGTGACGCTGACCGGTGACGACCCGATCGACACCAAGGTTGGCAATTTTTCTCGCTTTGCACCGTTTTCAGTTTCGTGCTGGATCAAAACACCCGACGTCAAAGAGCGAGCCGTGATCTTTCATCGCTCGCGTGCTTGGACCGACGCCGCCAGCCGCGGCTACGAACTGCTGATTGACGAAGGCCGGCTCAACTGGTCGCTGATCCACTTTTGGCCTGGCAATGCGATCAGCATCCGCAGCGTCGATGCGATTCCCACTAAAGAGTGGATCCATGTGGTTGTTTGTAACGATGGATCCAGCACCGCCGCGGGATTGGCCATTTACGTCGACGGCAAACAAGTCGAAACGGAAACCGTTCGTGACGCACTGACCAAAAACATCACCGGTGGTGGCGGCGACAACATCGCCATCGGGGAACGATTTCGTGACAACGGATTCAAACACGGTTCGGTCGACGAATTTCAAGTTTACGACACCGTGTTAACCCAATTGGAAATCCAGCGGCTCTTCGCAACGATTTCCCCCGACGCGAAACCGGCGGTCAAAACAACCGACGTTTTTGTCGACCATTATTTAAGACGCATTGACGAAACAGTAAACCAAGCTCGACTGAAATTGAAGGAAGCTCGCAAGAACCGCTGCGCAGTCCAGGACGCTGTCGCGGAGATCATGGTCATGCAAGAATTGCCTGAACCAAAACCAAGCTACCTACTTGAGCGTGGCGTGTACGATCAACGTGGCGAGGCAGTCCAACCGGGCACGCCAGGCACCCTGCTGGACTTTCCCGAAGATGCTCCGCGCAATCGTCTCGGTTTGGCCCAGTGGTTGACGCGGGACGACCATCCGTTGACCAGTCGTGTTGCCGTCAACCGGCTCTGGCAAATCTGCTTCGGCGAAGGACTCGTGCGGACCCCGGAGGACTTTGGCAGCCAAGGCGCACCGCCGACGCATCCAGAACTGCTCGATTGGTTAGCCGTCGAATTCATGGATTACGACTGGGACATCAAACGGATGTTGAAGTTAATTGTGACTTCGGCCACCTATCGGCAATCGAGTCAAAATCCTGATCCCCAAGCAGTTGCGTCCGATCCTGAAAATCGGTTGCTGTCACGCTTCCCCAGCTATCGACTGCCCGCTGAAATGCTTCGTGATAGCGTGCTGATGATGAGCGAACGCTTGGTTCCGACCCTCGGCGGGCCTCCTGTGAAACCCTATGACATCGAAGAATCGTTTAGTCCTTCCAAACGAGACAGCGGCGATGCCTTGTACCGCCGCAGTCTTTACACGTATTGGAAAAGGACCGGTCCGGCCCCCACGATGATGACGTTGGACGCCGCCAAACGCGACGTTTGTCAAGTCAAGCGAGAACGCACATCGTCGCCACTGCAAGCGTTTGTATTGATGAATGGGCCTCAGTTTATCGAAGCGGGGCGGGTCACTGCGGAAAAGCTAATCCAATTGCACGGCGATGACACCACCGCAATTCTCATCGACGCGTTTCGCAAAACGACCAGCCGCAAACCAAACCCAGCTCAACTCGACACGTTACAAACGCTGTACCAAACTCAATTGGATTACTTCCGTGAGCACGGTGATCGCACACGCCAATTTTTGGCCATCGGCGATGCGGAAATCAACGAAGAGATGGACCAAGCGGCAATTGCGGCAACCAGCGTGGTTGTCAGCACTTTGATGAATTTTGACCTTTGCGTGATGAAGCGATAA
- a CDS encoding DUF1501 domain-containing protein, translating into MNKNQTSGFGLNRRNMLSQMGMGFGALAASQMLHTEAASQSGSSGVLKALHHAPKAKRVIFLFQSGAPSQLDLFDHKPLLNDKHGSELPDEVRGGQRLTGMSGNQSSLPLVGSPFQFQQYGENGTWMSNLLPHTAGIADDICVVKSMYTEAINHGPGVTFMQTGSQFPGRPSMGAWMDYGLGTENQDLPAFVVMVSKNGKGQPLSSRLWGNGFLASKHQGVQFRSGKDPVLYLSNPDGIDSQSRRAALDALNQLHEGQLANGADPYVETRIAQYELAFRMQNSIPDATNFSDEPESVFELYGEDSKNPGTFAANCLQARRLVERGVRFVQLYHQGWDHHGGLPSGLPRQCAATDQASAALVKDLKRCGLLEDTLVIWGGEFGRTNYCQGKLTAKSFGRDHHPRCFSIWMAGGGIKPGISYGETDEYGYNLTENPVHIHDLHATILHQMGIDHERLTYKYQGRQFRLTDVHGHVVHDILS; encoded by the coding sequence ATGAACAAGAACCAAACAAGCGGTTTTGGACTCAATCGCCGCAACATGCTCAGTCAAATGGGAATGGGTTTCGGAGCACTGGCGGCAAGCCAGATGCTGCACACTGAAGCGGCGTCGCAATCAGGCAGCAGCGGAGTCCTCAAAGCCCTGCATCATGCCCCCAAAGCGAAACGGGTCATCTTTCTGTTTCAATCGGGTGCACCGTCGCAATTGGATTTATTCGACCACAAACCGCTGCTCAACGACAAACATGGCAGCGAATTGCCTGACGAAGTCCGGGGCGGACAACGGTTGACGGGGATGAGCGGAAACCAATCGAGTTTACCGCTGGTCGGATCGCCGTTTCAATTTCAACAGTACGGCGAAAACGGCACGTGGATGAGCAACTTGCTGCCACACACCGCCGGGATTGCCGACGACATCTGCGTTGTCAAATCGATGTACACCGAGGCAATCAATCATGGCCCCGGCGTCACGTTCATGCAAACCGGCAGCCAATTCCCGGGGCGGCCGAGCATGGGAGCGTGGATGGATTACGGGCTGGGTACCGAAAACCAGGACTTGCCCGCCTTTGTTGTGATGGTTTCCAAAAACGGCAAAGGCCAACCGTTGTCGTCGCGGCTTTGGGGCAACGGTTTCTTGGCCAGCAAGCATCAGGGGGTCCAATTCCGCAGCGGCAAGGACCCTGTGCTGTATTTAAGCAATCCCGATGGAATTGACAGCCAAAGCCGCAGGGCTGCGCTGGACGCACTGAACCAATTGCACGAAGGACAACTCGCCAACGGCGCGGATCCTTATGTCGAAACTCGCATTGCTCAATACGAATTGGCATTTCGCATGCAGAACTCGATTCCCGATGCGACCAATTTTTCGGATGAACCCGAGTCGGTATTTGAACTGTATGGCGAGGATTCGAAAAACCCCGGAACGTTCGCCGCGAATTGCTTGCAAGCACGCCGGTTGGTCGAGCGGGGCGTTCGCTTTGTCCAACTCTACCACCAAGGTTGGGATCACCACGGCGGTTTGCCATCCGGGTTGCCTCGGCAATGTGCGGCGACCGATCAAGCATCGGCCGCATTGGTCAAAGACTTGAAACGCTGCGGGCTACTCGAAGACACCCTTGTGATTTGGGGGGGCGAGTTTGGCCGCACGAATTATTGTCAAGGCAAATTGACTGCAAAAAGCTTTGGTCGCGATCACCACCCTCGCTGTTTTTCGATTTGGATGGCAGGCGGGGGGATCAAACCGGGAATCTCGTACGGTGAAACCGACGAATACGGTTACAACTTGACTGAAAATCCGGTGCACATTCACGATCTGCACGCCACCATCCTGCACCAGATGGGAATCGACCACGAGCGATTGACGTACAAATACCAAGGCCGACAATTTCGTTTGACCGATGTCCACGGCCACGTCGTTCACGATATTCTCTCGTGA